A genomic window from Sulfurospirillum diekertiae includes:
- the dnaG gene encoding DNA primase, translated as MIDKTSIENLKQRLDIVDVVGSYLELKKNGANYKCVCPFHNDTSPSLVVSPSKQIYHCFACGAGGDSIKFVMEYEKLSYPETIEKLANMVNFSLSYTTTDGIKKEDRKLMENLNLFYVKQLDKTLFAKEYLIKRGISEASVEKFEIGYAPASFATLDFLSSRGYAMSEGMEYGVAGIGENNQPYARFIERITFPIYSPSNRLVGFGGRTLSNHPAKYVNSPQTKHFNKSQLLYGYQLAKESIYKQKTIIITEGYLDVIMLHQAGFTHAVATLGTALTNEHIPLIMRGDPEVIVAYDGDDAGINAALKASFLLSAHGIKGGVVLFGNGMDPADMVQNGLMDALNHLFRTPQPFIEFALERMVKKYNLKDPLAKQQALTEAMSYLKTLPQAVQESYTGMLSEKLGLHHNLVKIQSHKPQRLDKKERAFEDMLELTIIKTILSEPSLIDTVLDTIDSSMFKTHHEEFSLLLDNQFEHPKLRRIMLWEDIKVYDEKSLIASMVAFLYHYYNEKFQEIRMAKELSYDKKQFLIRKIQEKMMKLKQGELVPYESISTL; from the coding sequence ATGATAGATAAAACATCCATAGAGAATCTCAAACAACGTCTTGATATTGTCGACGTCGTAGGCTCCTACTTGGAGCTGAAGAAAAATGGTGCAAACTACAAGTGCGTCTGCCCCTTTCACAACGACACCAGCCCTAGCCTTGTCGTGAGTCCTTCAAAACAAATTTACCACTGTTTTGCCTGTGGCGCAGGAGGAGACAGCATCAAATTTGTGATGGAATACGAAAAGCTCTCCTACCCTGAAACTATCGAAAAACTCGCCAACATGGTTAATTTTTCGCTCTCCTATACCACAACGGATGGAATCAAAAAAGAAGATCGCAAACTTATGGAGAACTTGAATCTTTTCTACGTCAAACAGCTAGATAAGACTCTTTTTGCCAAAGAGTATCTCATCAAGAGAGGCATTTCCGAAGCCTCTGTTGAAAAATTTGAAATCGGTTATGCACCCGCTTCTTTTGCTACGTTGGATTTTTTAAGTTCAAGAGGGTATGCCATGAGTGAAGGGATGGAATATGGAGTAGCCGGCATTGGAGAAAACAATCAGCCGTATGCCCGTTTTATCGAGCGAATCACCTTTCCCATCTATTCACCCAGTAACAGACTTGTTGGTTTTGGAGGACGCACCCTTTCAAACCATCCCGCCAAATATGTAAATTCGCCCCAAACCAAACACTTTAATAAGTCACAACTGCTGTATGGCTATCAGCTCGCCAAAGAGAGCATTTACAAACAAAAAACCATCATCATTACGGAAGGTTATCTGGATGTCATTATGTTGCATCAAGCAGGCTTTACCCATGCGGTTGCTACGCTTGGAACGGCACTTACAAACGAACATATTCCGCTTATTATGCGAGGTGATCCCGAAGTCATTGTGGCGTACGATGGTGATGATGCAGGGATTAACGCAGCACTCAAAGCCTCTTTTTTGCTAAGTGCCCATGGTATCAAAGGTGGCGTTGTGCTCTTTGGCAATGGTATGGATCCTGCTGATATGGTACAAAATGGCCTAATGGATGCGCTCAACCATCTTTTCCGTACCCCTCAACCCTTCATTGAATTTGCATTAGAACGTATGGTTAAAAAGTACAACCTCAAAGACCCTTTAGCCAAACAACAAGCATTAACCGAAGCGATGAGCTATCTTAAAACGCTCCCACAAGCTGTTCAAGAGAGCTATACAGGGATGCTTTCTGAAAAATTGGGGCTTCATCACAATTTGGTAAAAATTCAAAGTCACAAGCCTCAAAGACTCGATAAAAAAGAGCGTGCCTTTGAGGATATGTTAGAGCTTACCATCATCAAAACCATTTTGAGCGAACCTAGTCTGATTGACACGGTGCTGGATACCATCGATAGTTCTATGTTCAAAACCCACCATGAAGAGTTTTCACTACTTTTGGACAATCAATTTGAACATCCGAAACTAAGACGTATTATGTTGTGGGAAGACATCAAGGTGTACGATGAAAAATCTCTGATCGCTTCAATGGTCGCATTTTTGTATCACTACTACAACGAAAAATTCCAAGAAATCAGAATGGCGAAAGAACTCAGCTACGATAAAAAACAGTTTTTAATCCGTAAAATACAAGAAAAAATGATGAAATTAAAACAAGGTGAATTGGTTCCGTATGAAAGCATTAGTACTCTATAG
- a CDS encoding tetratricopeptide repeat protein, whose product MDNFFIAYRDPLFGVIILFAIVFVISFSNYWWGVFKNKEEKQSIDKFVKKFEIVTDENEYKKLLEDASIPLESLALLAHAYAKSGDYEKAINIYLVTLKRVKGKDEKQYLLSTLGKTYFKAGFLRRSSEVFLESLRLHPRNAESLKYLTVAYEQLQEYVKAEEVLDSLEELGAKVSVQRTYLKALETIKESHLKESQKVEKLLELCKTAPFLKRRLFEYLQENGIKIESSFFETLSSSDMIDLLWYVDPMVYDILTCKDPLVQQIAMARGLRPYAALESEAPFAIDVLGKLQSIGYHKASLGFEYLCAECKQVFPIHFYRCPHCQSINTVTIHTRLTKADDEENISFL is encoded by the coding sequence TTGGATAATTTTTTTATAGCGTATCGTGATCCGCTGTTTGGTGTCATTATCTTGTTTGCGATTGTGTTTGTGATCTCTTTCTCCAACTATTGGTGGGGTGTTTTTAAGAACAAAGAAGAGAAGCAGAGCATCGATAAATTTGTTAAAAAATTTGAAATTGTCACCGATGAAAACGAGTATAAAAAGCTTTTAGAAGATGCTTCTATTCCTTTGGAATCTTTAGCGTTGCTGGCGCATGCTTATGCCAAAAGTGGCGATTATGAAAAAGCGATCAATATCTATCTTGTGACGTTAAAGCGTGTCAAAGGCAAAGACGAAAAGCAGTACCTTCTTTCAACCCTTGGAAAGACTTATTTTAAAGCAGGCTTTTTGCGACGAAGTTCCGAAGTCTTTTTAGAGTCATTGCGCTTACATCCCCGAAATGCTGAATCCCTCAAATATTTAACCGTAGCCTATGAACAGCTCCAAGAGTATGTTAAAGCCGAAGAGGTTTTGGACTCATTGGAAGAGTTGGGTGCAAAAGTGAGTGTGCAAAGAACGTATCTTAAAGCACTAGAAACGATTAAAGAGAGTCATCTTAAAGAGAGCCAAAAAGTTGAGAAGCTTTTAGAACTTTGCAAGACAGCACCTTTTTTAAAGCGAAGATTGTTTGAATATTTGCAGGAAAATGGCATTAAAATCGAGTCTTCTTTTTTTGAAACACTCTCTTCTTCGGATATGATTGATCTTTTATGGTATGTTGATCCGATGGTGTATGACATTCTTACATGTAAAGATCCATTAGTGCAGCAAATTGCGATGGCACGGGGACTTCGCCCTTATGCAGCGTTAGAAAGCGAAGCACCTTTTGCGATTGATGTTTTAGGAAAACTTCAAAGTATTGGGTATCACAAAGCAAGTCTTGGTTTTGAGTACCTTTGCGCTGAGTGCAAGCAAGTTTTTCCGATCCATTTTTACAGATGCCCTCATTGCCAAAGCATCAATACGGTAACAATTCACACCAGACTTACCAAAGCAGACGATGAAGAAAATATCTCTTTTCTGTGA
- a CDS encoding GGDEF domain-containing protein encodes MTVDTDLNIYYINKWFAVHNNVEAEHIIGKNLLSLFELTSERLKSLKRHIKAALTLNSPSFFTADSNDYLFPVKNSMTTKSIFEFMQQDVTIMPYNLETKQVTILIYDQTGLMEEKSRCHKESEELAKAVKIANATIRKLETAKSKLIKQKDIIYKQAHYDHLTSLANRTLLNQRLQLLVENNQYSGKKFGVLFLDLDNFKEINDSMGHDVGDMILIHVAKTLLLATRKSDTVARFGGDEFIILIDEIEEIKALENIAQKLIDAIQQPIRIHHLDIHITMSIGISLFPDSGKDFNQLIKNADLALYLAKESGRNNFKIF; translated from the coding sequence TTGACGGTTGATACAGATCTCAACATCTACTACATTAATAAGTGGTTTGCCGTTCACAATAATGTTGAAGCTGAGCATATTATAGGAAAAAATCTACTCTCGTTATTTGAATTAACTTCAGAGCGATTAAAATCGCTCAAACGTCACATCAAAGCTGCTTTGACACTGAACAGCCCCTCTTTTTTTACAGCAGATTCCAATGACTACCTTTTCCCCGTGAAAAACTCTATGACAACAAAATCTATTTTTGAGTTTATGCAACAAGATGTTACCATCATGCCATACAACCTTGAAACAAAGCAAGTAACGATCCTAATTTATGATCAAACGGGATTAATGGAAGAAAAATCACGCTGCCATAAAGAAAGTGAAGAATTGGCGAAAGCGGTTAAAATTGCCAATGCAACCATTCGAAAACTCGAAACCGCAAAAAGTAAACTTATTAAGCAAAAAGACATCATTTATAAACAAGCGCATTATGACCACTTAACCTCTTTGGCGAATCGTACACTGCTCAATCAAAGACTTCAACTTTTGGTGGAAAATAATCAATACAGTGGCAAAAAATTCGGAGTACTCTTCTTGGATCTGGATAATTTTAAAGAGATTAATGACTCAATGGGCCATGATGTTGGCGATATGATCCTCATTCATGTGGCAAAAACACTCCTTCTCGCTACGCGTAAATCAGATACAGTTGCACGTTTTGGAGGGGATGAATTTATTATTCTTATTGATGAAATAGAAGAAATTAAAGCATTAGAAAATATTGCTCAAAAACTGATTGATGCAATCCAACAACCCATTAGGATACATCATTTAGATATTCATATTACCATGAGCATAGGCATTAGTCTCTTCCCAGACTCAGGAAAAGACTTTAATCAACTGATTAAAAATGCTGACCTAGCACTCTATCTGGCTAAAGAATCAGGAAGAAATAACTTTAAAATATTTTAA
- a CDS encoding chemotaxis protein CheC produces MTKSSFNPQQEDILKELINVSFGLSASLIGDMLDNRAKLHIPEISSIDIQYLDDKIIEVLDNDSEFYLTKQRFLGSFNGEVLFVFNNYSAKVFCSLLLKQEISDESDIKSSIMELTNIITSACIGKFCEIIHGETIFKVPSIEKRDISEMDKYDKIEGYDNVIVIKTALDIEKENILGHMFILLNNEMLEQLKCTIDKLEQ; encoded by the coding sequence ATGACAAAATCGTCCTTTAATCCGCAACAAGAAGATATTTTAAAAGAACTCATCAACGTCTCTTTTGGGCTTTCTGCCTCTTTGATTGGTGACATGTTGGATAACCGTGCTAAACTTCATATCCCTGAAATTTCTAGCATTGACATCCAATACTTAGATGATAAAATTATTGAAGTATTGGACAATGACTCTGAATTTTATCTCACAAAACAGCGCTTTTTAGGCTCTTTTAATGGTGAAGTTCTCTTTGTTTTCAATAACTATTCAGCCAAAGTATTTTGTAGCCTTTTACTCAAACAAGAGATCAGTGATGAAAGCGATATTAAATCATCTATTATGGAACTTACTAACATTATCACATCTGCATGCATTGGTAAATTCTGTGAAATTATTCATGGCGAAACCATCTTTAAAGTTCCATCCATTGAAAAACGCGACATCTCAGAAATGGACAAATATGACAAGATTGAGGGGTATGACAATGTTATTGTTATCAAAACAGCCTTGGATATTGAAAAAGAAAATATCTTAGGGCATATGTTTATCCTTCTTAACAACGAAATGTTAGAGCAACTAAAATGCACCATAGATAAGCTAGAACAATGA
- a CDS encoding response regulator has product MGLSNKMIFLVVDDSKISRKWLIEMIPKKIVESAEIIEGCNGEEAIELYKQHQPDIVFLDITMPGIDGFEALKHIKEINADALVVMVSADRQKSTKERILNLGASAIISKPIDEEEFRTTLLKLVF; this is encoded by the coding sequence ATGGGCTTATCAAACAAAATGATTTTTTTAGTCGTGGACGATTCAAAAATATCACGGAAATGGCTCATCGAGATGATTCCAAAGAAAATTGTAGAAAGTGCTGAAATTATCGAAGGATGTAATGGAGAAGAGGCTATTGAGCTGTATAAGCAGCACCAACCCGATATTGTTTTTTTAGATATTACAATGCCCGGAATAGATGGTTTTGAAGCGTTAAAACATATCAAGGAGATCAACGCCGATGCACTTGTGGTCATGGTCTCAGCAGATCGCCAAAAAAGTACCAAAGAAAGAATTTTGAACTTAGGTGCTTCTGCCATTATTTCTAAACCGATTGATGAAGAAGAATTTCGTACAACATTACTAAAGTTGGTATTTTAA
- a CDS encoding argininosuccinate synthase domain-containing protein: MKALVLYSGGLDSMLAMKLLTNQGIEVIALHINIGFGVKEDNYDTLKRRASIAGATLEVIDVRDEYLQKILFSPKYGYGKQFNPCIDCHGFMFTVAKALLPRYGASFIATGEVVGQRPMSQNKDALRLVKKIANDIDEDLILRPLCALVMEETKPEREGWVDRSKLLGFNGRGRNAQLSLAKEWGWEDYPTPAGGCLLTDVQFSIRLRDCVTHETFDKEDIEVLKNGRHFRLPDGSKLVVGRNEKENDIIDNLNNPKFNLLHVKEEMNAPSSLLSKNASSADEALACRIVLTFTKAFPDQNYALCIGEKLFQSSPFNTKEDTKKYLI; encoded by the coding sequence ATGAAAGCATTAGTACTCTATAGCGGCGGGCTTGATAGCATGCTCGCAATGAAACTTTTAACAAATCAGGGCATTGAAGTGATTGCTCTGCATATCAACATTGGTTTTGGCGTCAAAGAAGACAACTACGATACACTTAAAAGACGTGCTAGCATCGCTGGTGCAACACTGGAAGTCATCGATGTACGCGATGAATACCTCCAAAAAATTCTTTTTAGCCCGAAATACGGCTATGGTAAACAGTTCAACCCATGCATTGACTGTCATGGATTTATGTTTACAGTCGCCAAGGCACTCCTACCTCGTTATGGGGCTTCGTTTATTGCCACAGGTGAAGTCGTTGGACAACGTCCCATGAGTCAAAATAAAGATGCACTAAGATTGGTCAAAAAAATTGCGAATGACATTGATGAAGATTTGATTCTTCGTCCACTCTGTGCCCTCGTGATGGAAGAGACAAAGCCGGAGCGTGAAGGGTGGGTCGATCGCAGTAAACTTTTAGGCTTTAATGGCAGAGGGAGAAATGCTCAACTTTCCCTTGCCAAGGAGTGGGGCTGGGAAGACTACCCTACACCTGCGGGGGGCTGTTTACTGACCGATGTTCAATTTAGTATCCGCTTACGTGATTGTGTAACGCACGAAACGTTTGACAAAGAAGACATCGAAGTGCTTAAAAATGGCAGACATTTTAGATTGCCAGATGGCTCAAAACTCGTTGTGGGGCGTAACGAAAAAGAGAATGATATTATTGATAATCTCAATAACCCTAAATTTAATCTTTTACATGTAAAAGAAGAGATGAATGCCCCTTCTTCCTTACTCTCAAAAAACGCTTCCAGTGCGGATGAAGCTCTAGCATGTCGTATTGTTTTAACTTTTACCAAAGCGTTTCCCGATCAAAACTATGCGCTTTGCATTGGCGAAAAACTTTTTCAATCATCACCGTTTAACACAAAAGAAGATACCAAAAAATATCTTATATAG
- a CDS encoding response regulator, which translates to MVKVLIVDDNDNNRLTLNLLLEDIAGVEVCEAEDGQVAVEMCVRQNFDLIFMDIMMPNMDGFEATKLIKQLQKNCMIIALSALDDQTSKNKMLSLGAEDYLTKPVDAELFNTRVRHYLRIIALRNKETSTTSQVLNPFDAKVYSRSTTFRIDKEEALGEFWDYWLKGEKNIIDLSDCVRLIYGFGLWLLKNEQSFTIVMEESSDKVYMMLLHQGAIKSIVIKNLLLKHFAQAKYILSKEMLSFQLDMDIKSSVEVKKESVEVSAEAKKILAKTHDNALCATEYIENTAISFMGKIDGLESINDETDKAILDFERSPSKRTALIICDNFQEYADVLEELVDFAHLGFAIQTLINFLTTLTEDQFEDTKVKKLSSMLLNLLHDLASWRENVFITQVARDVHYLDASLLSSCIQVEAIFEDKSADVSGDDEIEFF; encoded by the coding sequence ATGGTTAAAGTACTTATCGTTGACGACAATGACAACAACAGACTGACACTCAATCTTCTTCTAGAAGATATAGCAGGCGTAGAAGTCTGTGAAGCAGAAGATGGTCAAGTAGCAGTTGAAATGTGTGTAAGACAAAACTTTGACCTTATTTTTATGGATATCATGATGCCCAACATGGATGGGTTTGAAGCAACCAAACTTATCAAACAACTCCAAAAAAATTGTATGATCATTGCACTTAGCGCACTTGATGATCAAACTTCTAAAAACAAAATGCTCTCTTTGGGGGCTGAGGATTATCTGACTAAGCCTGTTGATGCAGAATTATTTAATACAAGGGTTAGACATTATCTTCGCATTATTGCACTGCGAAATAAAGAAACCTCCACGACTTCGCAAGTGCTTAATCCCTTTGATGCTAAGGTGTATAGCAGAAGTACTACCTTTAGAATTGACAAAGAAGAGGCTTTGGGTGAGTTTTGGGACTATTGGCTTAAGGGTGAAAAAAATATCATTGATCTAAGCGATTGTGTGCGATTAATCTATGGTTTTGGATTGTGGTTGCTCAAAAATGAGCAATCTTTTACAATCGTGATGGAAGAAAGCAGTGATAAAGTCTACATGATGCTTCTTCATCAAGGAGCAATTAAAAGTATCGTCATTAAAAATCTTTTACTCAAACATTTTGCCCAAGCTAAATATATCCTATCTAAAGAGATGCTTTCTTTTCAATTAGATATGGATATCAAATCAAGTGTTGAGGTTAAAAAAGAGAGTGTGGAAGTTAGTGCAGAAGCCAAAAAGATACTCGCAAAAACCCATGATAATGCACTTTGTGCTACAGAATACATCGAAAATACAGCCATTTCATTTATGGGTAAAATCGATGGGCTTGAATCCATCAATGATGAAACAGATAAGGCAATTTTAGATTTTGAACGCTCTCCTAGTAAACGCACAGCGCTGATTATTTGTGATAATTTCCAAGAGTATGCGGATGTTTTAGAGGAGTTAGTGGATTTTGCTCATCTAGGATTTGCGATACAAACATTGATAAATTTTCTCACAACTTTAACCGAAGATCAATTTGAAGATACCAAAGTCAAAAAACTTTCTTCTATGCTTTTGAATCTTCTTCATGATCTTGCTTCTTGGCGGGAAAATGTCTTTATCACTCAAGTAGCTCGCGATGTCCACTATCTTGATGCATCATTGCTCTCTTCTTGTATCCAAGTTGAAGCTATTTTTGAAGATAAAAGTGCAGACGTTAGTGGAGATGATGAAATAGAATTCTTTTAA
- a CDS encoding PAS domain-containing sensor histidine kinase, which yields MKHIFYEANQLSALIIGDIAQDEDFVGLARNICKSLHVSVSAPQIQKMVLESKIDLIFGTLSCQGVSYLKVLQEIKQINPKMEVILFLKVADVDYLYDALALKCSRYLYMKEEEEHLFKHFKDGLDVISHKDIFLKDTQYFNVLIESSVVSQSDIKGNVTYINDNFTKVTGYTKEEILGKNHRILRHPANGPEIFKDMWGTITQGKVWRERVLNKNKDGSDFWADTIIIPFKDEKSGEIIQYIAIRRDITQMLEERRAIQAREIKANEQTKLSEAKDSFLILFTHELKTPLNAIINFSQYLYKNMHRIEEIPKEKRIHLLEQIYKSASMMLENVTSILDLSKLRNHKINYTYTLFNLKESIQDVIDKHEALALENKKEIVFQDDGIESYISSDEFRFKQIIANILSNAIKYGNSSVEVFLLSDKDKIEIIVEDDGKGISDKEGVFELYEQSAGGNTNMEKKGTGIGLNFVKLLCADLGFSCVIEDSLSLGGAKFIVTKKLKD from the coding sequence ATGAAACATATTTTTTACGAAGCAAATCAATTATCAGCACTTATCATCGGAGATATAGCCCAAGATGAGGATTTTGTAGGCCTTGCTCGCAATATTTGTAAATCTTTACATGTAAGTGTATCTGCCCCCCAAATTCAAAAAATGGTTTTAGAAAGTAAAATTGACCTTATCTTTGGAACACTTTCATGCCAAGGCGTTTCGTACCTTAAAGTGCTTCAAGAGATTAAGCAAATCAATCCTAAAATGGAAGTCATTCTCTTTTTAAAAGTGGCAGATGTGGATTATTTGTATGATGCACTTGCCCTTAAATGTAGCAGATATTTGTATATGAAAGAGGAAGAAGAACATCTTTTTAAACATTTCAAAGATGGCCTTGATGTCATTTCGCATAAAGATATTTTTCTTAAAGATACGCAATATTTTAATGTTCTTATCGAGTCATCGGTCGTTTCGCAGTCCGATATAAAAGGCAATGTCACTTATATCAACGATAATTTTACCAAAGTGACTGGTTATACCAAAGAAGAGATACTAGGCAAAAATCATCGTATTCTAAGACATCCCGCTAATGGACCAGAGATATTTAAAGATATGTGGGGGACGATTACCCAAGGTAAAGTTTGGAGAGAGAGGGTTCTCAATAAAAATAAAGATGGCAGTGACTTTTGGGCAGATACTATCATCATTCCTTTTAAAGATGAAAAATCAGGTGAAATTATTCAATACATTGCGATTAGGCGCGATATCACACAGATGCTAGAAGAACGTCGTGCCATTCAAGCCCGTGAGATAAAAGCTAATGAGCAAACAAAGCTTTCTGAAGCAAAAGACTCCTTTTTAATTCTCTTCACCCATGAACTGAAAACTCCCCTTAATGCCATCATTAATTTTTCACAGTATTTGTATAAAAACATGCACCGTATAGAAGAAATCCCTAAAGAAAAACGGATTCATCTATTGGAGCAAATTTACAAAAGTGCTTCTATGATGTTGGAAAATGTGACAAGTATTTTGGATCTCAGTAAACTTAGAAACCATAAAATCAATTATACCTATACGCTTTTTAACCTCAAAGAGAGCATTCAAGATGTCATCGATAAACATGAGGCATTAGCGTTGGAAAATAAAAAAGAGATTGTATTTCAAGATGATGGAATTGAATCTTACATCAGTAGTGACGAATTTAGGTTTAAACAAATCATTGCTAATATACTCTCTAATGCCATCAAGTATGGCAATTCTTCCGTAGAAGTTTTTTTACTCAGTGATAAAGATAAGATAGAGATTATTGTAGAAGATGACGGTAAAGGTATTAGTGACAAAGAGGGTGTTTTTGAACTTTATGAGCAAAGTGCTGGAGGCAATACCAATATGGAGAAAAAAGGTACGGGCATTGGGCTTAATTTTGTCAAATTGCTCTGTGCAGATCTTGGCTTTAGCTGTGTCATCGAAGATTCTCTCTCTTTGGGTGGGGCAAAATTTATTGTAACGAAAAAATTGAAGGATTAA